The following are encoded together in the Streptomyces sp. NBC_00358 genome:
- a CDS encoding serine/threonine-protein kinase, with the protein MRPVGSKYLLEEPLGRGATGTVWRARQRETAGAEAAVAGQPGETVAIKVLKEELASDADIVMRFLRERSVLLRLTHPNIVRVRDLVVEGDLLALVMDLVDGPDLHRYLRENGPLSPVAASLLTAQVADALAASHADGVVHRDLKPANVLLKQDAAGMHPMLTDFGIARLADSPGLTRTHEFVGTPAYVAPESAEGRPQTSAVDIYGAGILMYELVTGRPPFGGGSALEVLHQHLSAEPRRPSTVPDPLWTVIERCLRKNPDERPSAENLARALRAVAAGVGVHATPAQIAAADGVGALLAPDPAPAPVPDMAGAADPTQVLPQGAGSYDPYGATSVLPHTSGAADPTAVLPPVPQHQPGGPGGQPGQGEDPHPWQNQLRAARDRNEQTQVQYLDPNEDPLRRRPQRQVARPQQQPQQQRPQRGQQPPPGYGYPQQQQQQQQQQQQYGQQQPQRYAPEPQRQQQQPQRYAPEPQRPQQPAQRQPREPRQRSSNPMKIPGLGCLKGCLFTIIILFVAGWLVWEFSPLQHWIGSTRSFWGEVTHTYHQVSGWVGDLGSKNPSGN; encoded by the coding sequence GTGCGGCCGGTAGGGAGCAAGTACCTCCTTGAGGAGCCGCTGGGGCGCGGCGCCACAGGCACGGTCTGGCGAGCCCGCCAGCGGGAGACCGCGGGCGCCGAGGCGGCCGTCGCCGGGCAGCCCGGCGAGACCGTGGCGATCAAGGTCCTCAAGGAAGAGCTCGCCAGCGACGCGGACATCGTGATGCGGTTCCTCCGGGAGCGGTCGGTGCTGCTGCGCCTGACCCACCCGAACATCGTGCGGGTGCGCGACCTCGTCGTCGAGGGCGATCTCCTCGCCCTCGTCATGGACCTGGTCGACGGCCCCGACCTGCACCGCTACCTGCGCGAGAACGGTCCGCTCTCACCCGTCGCCGCCTCCCTCCTGACCGCCCAGGTCGCCGACGCCCTCGCCGCCAGCCACGCCGACGGCGTCGTGCACCGCGACCTGAAGCCCGCGAACGTCCTGCTCAAGCAGGACGCCGCCGGGATGCACCCGATGCTGACCGACTTCGGCATCGCGCGGCTCGCCGATTCCCCCGGCCTCACCCGCACCCACGAATTCGTCGGCACGCCCGCGTATGTGGCCCCGGAGTCCGCCGAGGGCCGCCCGCAGACGTCCGCCGTCGACATCTACGGCGCCGGCATCCTGATGTACGAGCTGGTCACCGGCCGTCCCCCGTTCGGCGGCGGGTCCGCCCTCGAAGTGCTGCACCAGCACCTGAGCGCCGAACCGCGCCGTCCCTCTACCGTCCCCGACCCGCTGTGGACGGTCATAGAGCGCTGCCTGCGCAAGAACCCGGACGAACGGCCCAGCGCCGAGAACCTCGCGCGCGCCCTGCGCGCGGTCGCCGCGGGCGTCGGGGTGCACGCCACCCCCGCGCAGATCGCCGCGGCCGACGGCGTGGGCGCCCTGCTCGCCCCGGACCCGGCCCCGGCGCCGGTCCCGGACATGGCGGGCGCGGCCGACCCCACGCAGGTGCTGCCGCAGGGCGCCGGCTCGTACGACCCGTACGGCGCGACCAGCGTGCTGCCGCACACCTCCGGCGCGGCCGACCCGACCGCCGTGCTGCCGCCGGTGCCTCAGCACCAGCCGGGCGGACCGGGCGGACAGCCGGGCCAGGGCGAGGACCCGCACCCCTGGCAGAACCAGCTCCGCGCGGCCCGTGACCGCAACGAACAGACGCAGGTCCAGTACCTCGACCCGAACGAGGACCCGCTGCGCCGCCGCCCCCAGCGGCAGGTCGCCCGACCGCAGCAGCAGCCCCAGCAGCAGCGCCCGCAGCGCGGCCAGCAGCCGCCGCCCGGTTACGGATATCCGCAGCAGCAGCAGCAGCAACAGCAACAACAGCAGCAGTACGGGCAGCAGCAGCCGCAGCGCTACGCCCCCGAGCCGCAGCGGCAGCAGCAGCAGCCGCAGCGGTACGCGCCGGAGCCACAGCGGCCCCAGCAGCCCGCGCAGCGCCAGCCGCGCGAGCCCCGGCAGCGCAGCTCCAACCCCATGAAGATCCCGGGTCTTGGCTGCCTCAAGGGGTGCCTGTTCACGATCATCATCCTGTTCGTCGCCGGCTGGCTGGTCTGGGAATTCAGTCCTCTCCAGCACTGGATCGGCTCCACCAGGAGTTTCTGGGGCGAGGTGACCCACACGTACCACCAGGTCAGCGGTTGGGTCGGAGATCTCGGCTCGAAGAACCCCTCAGGCAACTGA